In Paenibacillus sonchi, the genomic stretch AGAAGCGATTGATCCCTTGCTGTACGCCCGCTGCCACAAGGCCTATGGGGAGCAGGATGATTATTTCGATCATCCGAATACCATCGGCTGGGTCCGCCGCGGTATAGAAGAAGTCGAAGACTCCGGCTGCGCCGTGGTGATCTCGAACGGAGACAACGGCGAGAAGCGGATGTTCCTCGGTGAGGAGCGGGCGGGAGAGGTCTGGGTGGATTTCACCCATAACCGCAGGGAGTCCGTAACCATCGGCAAGGACGGTTGGGCGGTATTCCCCGTGAACGGCGGAAGCGTCTCTGTGTGGGCGCTGCCGGATGGAGCAGAGGAGAAGCCTGCTGCACAGGATATGGATGATATAGAGGAGAGTACGAAGAACAACTCCGGTAAAAGGACGCGCTGAGGAATATTGAGTGGGCCGGCGGTGCCGCCGCTGAAGGCATTTCAGCAAATTCAGGTTTACAACATCAAAAAAGAGGTGAAATCCTGCCGTAATGGGCAGAGTTCACCTCTTTGCTGTATTCCTTATTTTACTTGGAATAGTCCTTTAATGGCTGACCGTTGAATTCTCTCCTTCGGCCCAAGTGTCCGGTTCCGTGTTCAGGATGCGTTCAATCGGGTAGACCCTCCATACGGCGGTTACAACGGCAGCGCTTAGCACCGCTTTGATAAGGTCGCCCGGGATGAACGGCCACATTCCTGCCGTCAATGCTTTGGAGAGAGAGGTCATACCTGTGGAGTGGGCCAGCCACCATACGCCGCCGGGATACACAAGCAGTACGCCGAACAAAAAGTTCACGGCCAGCAGCTTCACAAAGGTGTATTTATTCTGCTCTATGCGCTGTGCGAACAGACCGATCAGAAAGGCCACCACCGGCCAGGAAAAAATATAGCCTGCGGTAGGTCCGGTGAGTACCGACAAGCCGCCGCTTCCGCCCATCACCGGGAATCCGGCAGCCGCCAGCCCGATGACGATCAGCACTGCAAGGCTGCCGTAGCGCGCACCCAGCATGGAACCGGCCAGCATCACCGCAAGCGTCTGCATGGTAATGGGCACAGTAGAGAAGGGCAGTGAAATTCTCAGATAGCTGAGTGCGATCATAACTCCGGCGAAAAGTGCACTGAAGATCAGGCCGCGAGTCGTCCATTTTTTCATAAGCAGGATTACCCCCATTTTTTTAGGAACACTATATCATCCCTCATCCGATACATCAATCCTAAAATATTTGCTATAATGGGTAACGATTATTGACTACAGCAGTTAAGGAAGCAGGCACGACATGATCAGAGCTGAGCATTTGACCCTGTCCTTCCGGGACGGCCAGCGCAGGCTGCCCGTGTTGCAGGGGATTTCCATACATATCAAACGGGGTGAATGGGTGGCTCTTACCGGAGCCAATGGCTGCGGCAAATCCTCACTCATCCGCACCTTCAACGGCCTGAATATTCCAACCGGGGGCAGTCTGTCCGCAGCCGGCCTGGATCTGCGGTCACCGGCCAACCGCGCAGCCGTCAAGCGCCATATCCAGTTGGTGTTTCAGAATCCTGAAGCGCAGACCGTCGGCTCCACACCGTTTGAAGACGTTGCCTTCGGGCTGGAGAACCGCGGTCTCAGCCGGAGCGTAATGCTTGCAAAGATCGAGGACGTCCTGGGCCAGGTAGGGCTGGCCCATAAAGCCAGGGCCGATGTCTCCACCCTGTCCGGTGGAGAACGCCAACGCCTGGCGGTCGCCTGCTGTCTGGCGCTGGATACGGAAATGATTATTTTTGATGAGGTGACCTCCATGCTCGACCCGGCCGGACGGAGGGATATCCTGGAGCTGGCCCGCCAGCTGTGGGCACAGGGGACGACAGTGCTCTGGGTCACCCAGCGGATGGAGGAGCTGGCGGAGAGTCCGCGTGTCGCCGTTATGGGACAAGGCAAGATGCTGTATGACGGAGATCCGCGGACGCTCTTCTATGCAAGCGGACTGCCGGACGCTCTGAACTGGCCGGCTGCGCCCGTCATCCGCATCGGACAGCTGCTGCAGGCCAAGGGCTGGCCCTTGGACAGCCTGCCCTTGACCGAGCGGGCGCTGGAGGCCGCCCTGTGAGGATTCAGGCGGACCAAGTATTCTTCCGTTACGACAAGCTCCCTGTCCTCACGGACATCAGCCTGGACATACGTGAAGGCACGCTGACTGTTCTGTGCGGAGTCACGGGCAGCGGGAAGTCTACACTGCTGCGCCTTTTGTCGGGCCTTGCGCAGCCGGCTTCCGGCACGATTGCCTTTGACGGCGGCCAGCCTCCTGCCGGAAAGGTCTCCATGGTATTCCAGCAGCCTGAGACGCAGCTGTTCGCAGGCAGCGTACATAAGGAGCTGGAATACGGCCTGGCCGAGCGCGGCGTCCCGGGACCGCAGCGGCTGGAGCTGATCCGCAGCGCGCTTGCCAGAGTAGGCTTGCCCTACGACGAATTCGGCAGGCGCTCGCCCTTCCTGCTGAGCGGCGGCGAGAAGCGGCGGCTCTGCATAGCCGCGGCTATCGCTTCCGCCCCCGGCCTGCTTGTCCTGGACGAGCCCACAGCCGGGCTGGACCCGCAGGCGGCTGAAGCTCTGCTGGAGATGCTGCGCGGGCTGCGCCGCAGCGGCTTGACTCTGGTGGTGGGCACTCATGAGCTCGACAGCTTCCTGCCCATGGCCGACAAGGTGATTGTAATGTCCCAGGGTGCCGTCTATTATGACGGGCCGGCTCTTGCCCTGTCCGCCGATCCGCTTCTGCTCACGGGTGCAGGTCTTGCGCCTCCCGCCTATATACGGCTGGGCCACAGCCTGCGGGAGTGCGGCCTGCTGGCAGAGCTGCCGGACAGCCTGGACAGCCTGCTGGCAGAGCTTGAGAAGCAGCCGGTTGCTGCTCCGGCGGCAGAGCTGCTTCCAGCGGCACCCGTGGAGCAGAGCCCGGGCCGAAGCCCGGGCCGATCAAACCGACTCCAGCCCGCTGAAGGGGATGCGGTCAGCCACTCTTCCGGCCCCGTAGATACGGAAACAGCCCCCGCCCAGAAGCTGTGGCAGAGGCTGGACCCCCGTGTGAAATGGCTGGGGATGGTGCTGGGAACACTGGTCGTGCTGGGAATGGATGCCCTGCTGCCGCTGCTGCTGGCAGCCGGCCTGATTGCCGGGCTAATGCTGTCCGCCCGCATTCCCTGGCGGAGGACCGTCCGGTTCTTCCGCCCGTTCCTGCTGATGTTCCTGTTCCTCTGGCTGCTGTCCTC encodes the following:
- a CDS encoding ATP-binding cassette domain-containing protein, yielding MRIQADQVFFRYDKLPVLTDISLDIREGTLTVLCGVTGSGKSTLLRLLSGLAQPASGTIAFDGGQPPAGKVSMVFQQPETQLFAGSVHKELEYGLAERGVPGPQRLELIRSALARVGLPYDEFGRRSPFLLSGGEKRRLCIAAAIASAPGLLVLDEPTAGLDPQAAEALLEMLRGLRRSGLTLVVGTHELDSFLPMADKVIVMSQGAVYYDGPALALSADPLLLTGAGLAPPAYIRLGHSLRECGLLAELPDSLDSLLAELEKQPVAAPAAELLPAAPVEQSPGRSPGRSNRLQPAEGDAVSHSSGPVDTETAPAQKLWQRLDPRVKWLGMVLGTLVVLGMDALLPLLLAAGLIAGLMLSARIPWRRTVRFFRPFLLMFLFLWLLSSLSWSSPDYTLGPVGVSAAGMARGGLNVLRFLLLIALGFLFTETTTGAPLREGLEWGIAPLRKLGVRTRNWSLAVSVTLQFVPWILGKLAQLQLALDSRGRKARGLARYSPRQAALLIVPLLILVIGMGDELATAVESRGYDPAKERTPSYRLSWQNRDTLALLFILLAAALLWTVSRFS
- a CDS encoding biotin transporter BioY, whose protein sequence is MKKWTTRGLIFSALFAGVMIALSYLRISLPFSTVPITMQTLAVMLAGSMLGARYGSLAVLIVIGLAAAGFPVMGGSGGLSVLTGPTAGYIFSWPVVAFLIGLFAQRIEQNKYTFVKLLAVNFLFGVLLVYPGGVWWLAHSTGMTSLSKALTAGMWPFIPGDLIKAVLSAAVVTAVWRVYPIERILNTEPDTWAEGENSTVSH
- a CDS encoding ATP-binding cassette domain-containing protein, which encodes MIRAEHLTLSFRDGQRRLPVLQGISIHIKRGEWVALTGANGCGKSSLIRTFNGLNIPTGGSLSAAGLDLRSPANRAAVKRHIQLVFQNPEAQTVGSTPFEDVAFGLENRGLSRSVMLAKIEDVLGQVGLAHKARADVSTLSGGERQRLAVACCLALDTEMIIFDEVTSMLDPAGRRDILELARQLWAQGTTVLWVTQRMEELAESPRVAVMGQGKMLYDGDPRTLFYASGLPDALNWPAAPVIRIGQLLQAKGWPLDSLPLTERALEAAL